From the Bacteroidetes bacterium SB0662_bin_6 genome, the window ATACCCCGGACGAGATACTCGCTTTGATTGTACCCGCGTTCGCACAGCCGCATGCGGTGCAGGGGAATGGGTACAAGCAGGTCCGGTGCGGGCCGGTACACAAGGCTTTGGACGAAAGCATGGCCGAGGATGCGCCCCAGCCATATGCCGTAGTGCGGCCGATTGCCGTATTTCAGCGCCTGGTGTATGTGTTGCAGGAATCCTCCCTTGTCGAACATCCACAGGGCGAATGCGCCGTCAATGGCGGTACGCATGCCGGGCAGACGGTCGATTCGCTCCCGGACATCGTCGGCATCGGCGCGGTCGGCATTGCGCAGGCAACAGAAGCAAAGAAGGGTCGAGGCGCCCGGGACGGCTCCACCGCAGTGCAGGCATGCCGGGGGGAAAGCCAGACCCATCAGACCCTGTCCCACCGCCCGTGCAGCTTTTACCGGCGTCTTCCACAGGTTTCGTACGGATACAGGCATGTGCGGCTTCGGGACATCGTTTTTACGGCGGTGCAAAACATGCAGCGATTTTCATATATTAGACACCCAAGATTGATTTGCATAACCCCAGCGGCAGCCCGGCGCACGGTTTTTTGGGCCGAAGACCCCGGGGCCCTGTACGTAAGTAATACCGAATCCGATGGCGGCTCCCGTACGGCGCGGAATGATTATCAAGAACGCCAACACCCGTCCCGTC encodes:
- a CDS encoding ComF family protein encodes the protein MPVSVRNLWKTPVKAARAVGQGLMGLAFPPACLHCGGAVPGASTLLCFCCLRNADRADADDVRERIDRLPGMRTAIDGAFALWMFDKGGFLQHIHQALKYGNRPHYGIWLGRILGHAFVQSLVYRPAPDLLVPIPLHRMRLCERGYNQSEYLVRGIAPALERPAAPEVIVRSKVTRSQTALSRKERLDNLDGAFTVPIPERVAGLRILLVDDIFTTGATVGMAASALLKAGADAVDIAALGVTRM